The Musa acuminata AAA Group cultivar baxijiao chromosome BXJ3-6, Cavendish_Baxijiao_AAA, whole genome shotgun sequence region ATCCGGACCTGGTTGAGCTCAACCAAGTCCAAGTTTTGGGGCTCCATTTTATCGGCGCTGTTGAACCCAATATAAGCCCATGATGTAGGATCAATCGGGGAGGCGAGATCCAAACTACGCTTGGTGACAACCCGTTTCCTTCCCCCTTCGAAGAACGAATACCTCTACGTCCGCTGCCTGCTCATTCCCTCGCCTCGATCGCCCTATCCTTCTCCATAACCCTAGCCATAACCCCGCCTCCGATCAAAGCTCGAGATCCTTCCCCGCGATCGGACGCTATTTGCAAGCCATGGGTTCCGGTAAGCGATCTTTCGTttctgttccttttttttttttttttttttctttttcttgatttctcatcTTCACTTTAGATCAAATGAGTATTTCTTGTTTCCTTGTTGGATGGTTGTTATCTGCTTTTGACGGTTCAGTAGATCTTCACTTGGTGCTGTTAGGGTTTTTTTATCTTGTTCATTTCATTTTGGTCTTTGGGTTATTCGATGAACTCCTATTTCGTAGTTGGGAGATGGGAAACAAGTGGCTTTTAATGTTCTTTGTAGGGTTTTTTCCCCCTACTTAGAAGTAACTCTTCTTGTTGGTTTTTTTAGATGCTGATATGGAGGACTATGGGTTTGAATACTCTGATGAGGAACCGGAGGAGCAGGACGTCGACATTGAGAACCAATACTACAACTCGAAAGGTAATTTGGTTGTTACGATGAGGGCATAATTGATGAGAGCTAGGGAAGCGACATTTCTTATTCTATTTACTGGTTATTTTGGTTGTGTTTGTATAGGTTTTCTTTTGCTGTAAAACATTCAAGATCATTTATCTCCTGCCATGTTATTTAATTATAGTGTGCATAATTTTGGAGTGAGCTTTTCGTATCTAATTTTCATCTTACAGGGTTAGTGGAAACTGATCCTGAGGAAGCACTTGCTGGTTTTGCTGAAGTAGTGCGCATGGAACCTGAAAAAGCCGAGTGGTAACCATCTGGAGTTTTATATAACTGCCCAATAATAGAGAGATGGCTTTAGGTTGCACTTGTATTCATATGACACATTTATCCTTTTCATAAATTAACTCCATGAAACAGTAAAGGAGCAACGACTTTTCAGTAGGTATATTACAGCAATACATCTTTATGCTAGCCTGATATTGTTATGGAATGTGTGAGGTTGCAAGTTCTTGGAAACTCAGAATTGAGTTTTTTGTTGTTGATGAGTGACTACTTCTCAGTGGAGTACAAATATTTTCTTGATGTAATGCATGGACACTAGATGCTCtgggataagcagataagatagtGTTATgtgtaaaaataagaaaaatccatGCATGCACATCTAAATTTGCTCTTTTTATGGGTAAATGGGAGATTATGCTTGATATAATGCATGTTTTTATGATACAAAGATGTTTTGCAATAAGCAATCGGCACAAGTTCACATTTCATTTTAATATGTTAGTAAGAATCAATATAATTGATCACAAGAAACATATTTATCCTGAACTTACAAGAACCATACTTTCCACCAATTTTGTTTGTCTgaaatgttttaatttttaaCAGGAGCGAGTTACCAATTCTATTCATTATTTGCCAGTTTTGTCTCACATTTATTTTGGAGTTATAAGATTAAGAAAAATGTTGGTCGCTGCATCTGCTCAAATGTTGGACAAGTTATTAAAAATAGTTTTATTTTCTTTAGCGTGTAGGAATTATGTGATTTTATGCTACTATTTGGTTTTAAGTTGTTGCTTCTTGGTTTTCGGTATCAGGAAATAAGCCGTGCCTGAGCGTTTATTTGTTTTCATTTTGAACAGGGGATTCAAAGCTTTAAAACAAACAGTTAAGCTTTATTATAGGTTAGGCAAGTATAAAGAGATGATGGAAGCTTACAGGGAGATGTTGACATATATCAAATCAGCAGTTACACGTAACTATAGTGAAAAATGTATAAATAACATAATGGACTTTGTTTCGGGTTCCGCAAGTCAGAACTTTGGTCTTCTACAGGAGTTCTATGAGACGACGCTGAAGGCACTTGAGGAAGCAAAGAATGAGGTTACTGGCCAACTTTACATTTTTTTCACGGTCATGTCTATGATTAGTCAATTGTCATTGTGTTTGATGGATTGCCAACTAGACCGTATGTGTTTCGGCAGAGACTTTGGTTTAAAACAAATCTTAAGCTTTGCACGATTTGGTTCGACATTGGTGAATATGGACGAATGAGTAAGGTATTTTTGTTTCTCTAGATAGCACTTTTTATGTCATAGAGTTGCTTGCTTTATGTGCATGATTTGAAATGTATTAAGTGATCCTTTGGTTCATCCAGATATTGAAAGAACTCCACAAATCTTGCCAGCGAGAAGATGgtactgatgatcaaaagaaaggCACACAACTTCTGGAGGTCTATGCTATTGAGATTCAAATGTACACACAGActaagaataacaaaaaactaaaggtTGGTTTTATTAAATATGTTAATGTTAATAATAATTGTTGAATGAATTAGTGTTGTCTATTTTATGTCTTGTGGATTAGGCTTGAACTTTGATGGCTAGGAAGAAAATGTTGCCTTTATTAATAAAGTTCATCTtgaatgatgaatatgatggtggaAAATATGGTGAACTTATGTAGTTTATCTGTTAATCTGTGCCATTTTGTCTCATAATCTATCTTTTAATTTTTCGTTTAGTTATTAAATCTTTACATTCAGATTAGTAATCGAATTTGCTTTTTGAAATTTATTCACTATGTCTTGTAATTCTTTGTACTTTCTGCCACAGCTTAATGTTTGATTAATCTTGCCTTCAGAAGTAAAATTGCTCTAAAATTTTGGTAGATTTGTACTGTGCTTATGTATTATTGATGTAGAACTTCATCTTTTATCTGTGGTGAGGAAATGTGAGATACAAAACTTTACTGCTAGAAACTAAAAGTAATTAATTATTCAATCAATTTTTTTCACATTACTCATGTGTGAAGCTGCTCGATTCTATATACATCTAAGTTGATTTTGCATCGAAATTGCCACCGGTACCACAATGATCATGGTTTGAAAAACTGGCCAGATTGGACTTGGTTACAGTTGATATGAAGTGGGTAAGGAATAGTTGGAGTTTGCCAATTCTATCAGAATCTAAGACGGACAGAagtgagggaggagggaggaggagaacaagaagaagagaggagaaaaggaggagaagagagaaaaaggagaTAGAAAAGGagataagaataaaaatgaaaaaaaaatgttgCCAACAATGGCGAACCATTGCATCAGCATGATTGGCAGCTCTAGACCAGTGTGGACTCTCCAACTTGATGGAGGTGCTGGAAGGAAATGGACAGGTAGGGGTGGAGGGTGGAGAGTGTTGCTTCTCAACAAGAATGGAGTGCAGACTTTAAGATTGCTTTATTctgtttttatttaaaaatttctttGTCTACCTATTTAAGGCTTACGTGGTCCCAGTAGTGGTGTATCTAggccttagtgcttcctccacctttttttttcttttgactttTTGTCCACATGTTTGTacctttttccttttatttaaCATCTTGCCTACACTAATTTAGTTGCCTATTCTAATTTAGTTTTGTTTCAACAGTCTTATTTTTTGTTTATACTTTAAAACTATATATTGGTAAATTTTAGCTGATTTAGCAGAAATAAATATGTTTCTAATTTTAATTGATTAGATCCAGATTTTAGGTGAAATAATTACACTGAAAACTACAAAATTACTTACAAttttatgtttattatttatACTTTTGAATTCTTTTAATTTATGTTgagtttaatattattttttttaaaaccgaTCTGCCAGTCCATGTCACCCTATCCAGATTTAATCCCAATTTTTTCAGAAATGAAGGTCATGCTCTTGGTTCTTATTTTCAAAACCTTGGATTATAGAATTATTGAGATTTAGGTCTCGAAATCATTGTAGACTGGTTTCAGGAAGAATATGAAGTATAGTGCACAATGCAGAATGAATATGTTTTTGAACATTTTGTAATAGTttgattttttaatgaaatttagcTTTCATTGGTATTCAAGAGCAGTTTCTTGGCCAACATAGTTTTGGTGCATCTCTTCTAGGTGAAGATAATAAACTTCCATCAAAATTGTAGTTATACCAATCTCACTGCTATTTTGTATGAAAAGCTAAGGTTCATTGCTTGCAAAACACACAACTATTATCCTAGTGGAATAATGGATTGAGAACTTCTGCACTGGATTAAAAATCAATGATAGTTGACCATTCAACCAAGTGCAAATTAAGATAGAATAAGACCTTTGTGCTGAAAACTATATTCCAGAATCCAAGTTCATAGTATTCAACTTTTTTAAGTAGAAATGAGAGGAGGATAAAGCTTAAATGAAGAAAATTGCTTTCTATAGTTTAATTTCTGTATGTTGGGTTCTTATCTGAAGTTTAGATGAAGGAATGCGGTGCTGCCTGGTACGGTATGAAATGGGTGATATGCACTGTTCCAAGAGCTGGCAGAGATGCAGACCAGCCCATTTCGACCAGTACATAGAAATTGTGAGGCATACCGGTCGTATAACAACTGTATTGGTGTCATTTCAATTGACAGTAGCcgcccaacggtcaaattgactgttGGGGTCTGTTCTGCACTTATAAAAGCCTTCCCTTCCTTATTTGACTGTTGGAGGCTGTTTTGGACTCATAAaagctcctccctcctccctcctccccttTCACTCACACTCACCCTCATTCTCATTCTTTCCCACTTTCTCACTCTTTCTCATGCATTCTCACTCTTATTAAACTTGTTTAATATCTCTAATCATCGATTAGTGGAAATCAGCcaattgatttatataaaaaagggACTTGAACTCAAGGTTAGGTGGATTTTGTTTCCAATTGAAGGTATTTAGCATCTTTCTATGTTTTCTTTATGTGTCATGTAATTAGAGGAAGAATTCTTGATTGATTAGTAAACGATTAATTAAGACCTAATTGGTGGTACTTAAGTAATTAGTTTAGAttgatcatatattgacttattgcaTTCATTACAAGAATGGGTAATTAGAGGCTTATTAATGCATATttaagtatcaaatttaatttatatatcaataaattaggataaaaaccctgaaatatttttttaatattgccATTTTTTAGCCTTTTTTTTCAGTTTATTGATATATAACCATGAACAATTACATCTGTGCCAATCGACAGGGGACCCGAAATGTTTGGTCAGCATGATATGGTGAACCATTCTATTAGTTACTGAATTAGTTTCAATCTTTCATccatttttttaccttttttcagTTTATCAGTGTGTACCCATGTACAGTTACATCAGGTGTGACAAGGGAAAGATATGCTTGGTTGCATGATATGGTGAACCATGCGAATTAGTTTCAATCTTTCACCCCCATTGAAATTTCTGTGAGAGGAAACAATTATTAATCACTAAATGTCGAAAGAAATTTCCTCtcttgcaaaaaaaaagaaaaaaaaacaattgaGGTCTTATCTGATGTAGTCTTAAACTTATATCTAGATGCAATAGCTATTATTATTTATGCTAATACTTGCTACTTGACTTTTTGCTACTAATTTTAAGTGCTTTGTACTGTGTTATCTATATTGAACTGAACATATGGTGTATAACAGCAACTATATCAGAAGGCACTTTCCATAAAGTCAGCAATACCTCATCCAAGAATCATGGGTATAATTCATGAATGTGGAGGGAAAATGCACATGGCTGAGAGACAATGGGCAGAAGCTGCCACTGATTTTTTTGAAGCCTTCAAGAACTATGATGAAGCTGGAAACCAGCGTCGTATCCAATGTCTCAAGTATATAGatgtttcattttctttctttgccacattttgtactaaaggcATATTTCCCTTTATCCAACTCATGCCAATTTAATGCATCGGATCTTACTTCAGGTATTTGGTTCTTGCCAACATGCTGATGGAATCTGAAGTAAATCCATTTGATGGTCAAGAGGCAAAGCCGTAAGTTTTCTAGAGGCTCAtaaatgtttttttattttgCCTTTTTTTTACCTGTAAATATTAGCTGTGTGCTTTAAGCAGATACAAGAATGATCCCGAAATTTTGGCAATGACAAATCTGATCGCAGCATATCAACGAAATGAGATATTAGAATTTGAGAAGATCTTAAAGGTTATTACTTTGTGCTATGTTGACCTTTTAAATTGAAATCTCAATCATGTCCCTGTATTCCAACCTActgatgttgaaaatattttttacagAGTAACAGAAGAACGATTATGGATGATCCTTTCATCCGAAATTATATTGAAGATCTTTTGAAAAATATCAGAACTCAAGTTCTCCTGAAGCTTATAAAACCTTATACACGAATCAGGATTCCATTCATCTCAAAGGTAATCCTTTTTTTCCTTTATTAGTTTGTTCGCTTAAGCTGCATATTAACTTGCTGACTAACCATTCAAAACAAATGTGCAATATGCACATGATGTTGAAATTATTTAAAATCAATATCATAGTCTTGGGGAAAAGAATTATGTAGTCCTTGGTTAAGACTTGGTTTCCCCTGGAATTCAGTTCCTCGTTTAGCCCTTAAAAGGGTTTTCATTTTGGAAGACCACACTACCCCTATTGAATTTGCTAAATTTTTATAGTATTGTAACAGAGAACATGCTTATTTGAGATAAATTTTAAGAGGTTTATGTAGTGCCTCTTGGCAGTTTGTTGTTTCAACTATACAATAGTGGAGATATGGTTGGTTCGATCTTTACTTGATGATTTGAGCCACTTGTGCTGTGGTATAAGCTCAACCTTCTGAATACGCCCCAGCTGATTTTTTTGTTTAGTCATCTGTGTTTTTTTGTTTCAATCAACCTTTTTTCCTGTGGTGTATTTGTGTTATGTCCTTTAGCGTGTACCTTTTTTTTTCGTTCAATCTATTCTTGCTGTGTCATTTTTCAGTTTTAATTGGGTGTGAGACCCCTGGTAAACTAATTTTCCATCTTTAATGAGGCTGAATTTGTTTGCTTGCTTTTAGGAACTTAATGTGCCTGAGAAAGATGTGGAGCAGCTCCTAGTTTCGTTGATTTTGGACAATCGTATTCAAGGTCACATCGATCAAGTCAACAAGCTATTAGAGAGAAGCGACAGGTCTCACACCTTTCCtctctttcttttagattttgaATGCATGATGCAGAACCCAAGTTTGAAACCACCACAACTTTCACAGGTCCAAGGGAATGAAGAAATATGCTGCCATAGACAAGTGGAACACTCAGCTTAGATCATTGTACCAAACAATCTCAAATAGAGTAGGCTGACCCTGAGATCCGCTTTGTTCTACATGTCTTTGTGTTGTACTCAGCTTTGTTCTACCGTGTCGAAGATTACATACATGTCGAAGCATTTCGTCAGAAGAGGCCACAAACTATGGGCGTGTGTTGTTTTCTTTTGTAGTGAACAGTTGACCGAGTGCCAAGAAGAAGCTGTTTTTTCGGGTCATAGTGGGCAGAATCTACAAATGGTACGTATTCCATGAGTAATGGTGATTTAGAAAGAGGTCATTTACATTACATTGGGACCTATGTTTATGTGTTTTGCCTTAAATTCTTGTCTTCTAACGTTCAAAAATGTTTTACAAGAAAGTACACTTTCTTTGCTTAGGTGGCATCATTATTTCCACTTATTGATCTGCTGAGTTTGGCATATATGAGGCCATTTCTATGGATGACGTGGTTTCGTAGTTATTATGGTATCacgtaatatatttattatattcgaCGATAAATGGAGGATCACAGTGAGTTTTAGCCAATTCGTTCAAATTAACAGAAatcaccaatatatatatatatatatatatatatatatatatatatatatatgtatatatatatatatatatatatatatatatatatatgtatatatatatatatatatatatatatatatatatatatgtatatatatatatatatatatatatatatatatgtatgtatatatatgtatatatgatgataatactATCGAATCAGCAATAAAGCATCTCGACATAATCGACTATGAAGTATGTgtcttatgatgatgatgatgtaatcAAATCAATCATAAAGTGACCTAAAGGTTCTTATGCTGGCAACGTGGCCAAATCAGCCATAAAGTGTCATGTTATAGTTGAATTGACCATGAAGTAGTATCTCACGATACTGATATACACGAATGCCATGAAGCAACCAATGAGAGGTCCAACAACATGATACGACAACCTGTTAAATAAAACATTATGTCACAGTCGTATTTCATGTGTCAAAATACGACAGGAGGTAAATGATAAGATAAATATCGAACAGTTATTGACATAGACCGACACCAAGCCGATATGTCATCTCGACATGACCAACATGCTAACCTTATTCGATCAACATGTTATGTAAGATCAAAACCTACGAATCAAACTCTAGCATGGAAAGTATTATTCTATCCTCCAAGTTCAATGCAACACAACTCTATGACCCCATTTATGGTCGGATGGTGAACATAACCATTCTCGAAATTAATTATAACATCAACTAAATGGTTATGTTGACCCCTAGGTAGGGTTCTCTTCCTTTCTCTCTTTCAAACCAATAGTGGTTTATATTTGATACTTGGCTAAATTTCCTAAATCCAAATTAAGTTAAGCATTGAAGGATCGCTTATCAACTATGCCCCTGATGCAATTCTTGTAGGGTCTCAACCCTAATTGTTTGCCCTCCCAACACTGTATTTTGAGATAAATTTGGAAGTGAATCTCGATTGACTCTGATTCTCCAACCCCGTTGAACATCAAAACATTATCGTAACATGTGAAGAATATTATAGTATCAAAATTGAGGACAAATACACTATTTCCCAACTTCGTAAGAACCTCATTATTTAGAAAGTTCTCTGCTAAAATAAAATTAGAAGACAAGAAATTGGACAAACATCTCCATTGTGTCAAAGGGGGTTTTGCATATGTTAGAATGATGAGAGGCAAAGAACAAAATGGTGACAATGTAGATAGATCCAAGTGAAACCCTACTGCTCTGAGAATACAGAGAAGAGGACAGTCTAATGAAACACAACCGCCGGCCGTAAGAGAGACCAAAAGAGCACAAGTCTTCACGTGTTCACAACTATAACCAGCAGCGGAGAGAACAGATAGAATCAAGTTTTCCTACCTTCAGCAatgaattcccccccccccccccccggcttCTTATTTCACCTTGCAGAGAGAGGGCTCTCACTTGGCCATCATGACTTTAACGAATTCCTCGTAGTTGATCTGGCCATCACCGTCAACATCAGCCTCTCGAATCATCTCGTCGACCTCCTCATCCGTCAACTTCTCGCCAAGGTTGGTCATGACATGGCGGAGCTCAGCGGCAGAGATGAAGCCATTCTGATCCTTGTCAAATACCCGAAAGGCCTCCTTCAGCTCCTCCTCTGAGTCGGTATCCTTCATCTTGCGTGCCATCAGGTTGAGGAACTCTGGGAAGTCAATTGTCCCATTGCCATCTGCATCAACCTCATTTATCATGTCCTGCAGTTCAGCCTCCGTGGGGTTCTGACCCAGAGAACGCATCACGGTTCCCAACTCCTTGGTTGTGATGCAACCTGTTAAGATTACAAGGTAAAAAAGAGAACAGTGTGAGTGTCCATATAACTATGACCCGTGAACAGATTGTGACTTGAACCAAATGGACAAGTTACTCATAACTCTAATGCGCGTTAAACATCCATGCATCACAGAGTTCCTCATGTCAATGTATTGACAATCAAACAAATAGCACAAGTATTAATAGAATTTTAGACCTTTATTGTTTTTACATTGTGGAAAGCATAAGCACAACCTATAATCTTGAGGTAGATAATTGAAAATGTGAGGTTAAGCGTTAGGACTGGACACGGGAAAGTGCAGTAAATCATAAGCAAAACATGTTTCTTTGCCTTTAGTTATTATCTGACTTAACAATGCAACAAAACTATGACAGCCCGATATGAAGTATATGTTCCATAAAAAGATAACAACAACAAAAGATTCACCTGCCACAGAACACATCTATATGTGAGGTTTTGAAACAAGAACCAAATGAATTACACGGGGGACAAGAAAAAGGGATCCGTAGAATTACAAGAAATGAGAAACAACTACCTCGAATTGTTGATCAAGTTTGTAAATCACACTCTACATACAAAATCCTTTATGTTTCATATACCGACCATATGAAGTGTAAGCAGTATCTAGGACCTAGCAAACTAACTTTATGTTTCATATACCAACCATATGATTCTTTTAGCAAAGAATCATAGATTGGTAACAACACACAACATGTCAAAGCTGCTAAAGAAGTTCGAGAATAACACAGTTCTCTTGACTCTGCAATTCAAAACATTTGACAATTTTTCTTATTGAATATGTAAAGCTCATATTCAAGAATCAATAATAAGTTTCACGAGCTTTTTAGGTCAACAAGAAATCATAAGTAATGTTCTACAGGAAAGAATATCAAGGTCACTAAATCCTAGTTTCAGCTAGCTAGCCTACTACcgaataaagtttcataataactAGCGAGGGACATTAGAAATCTTATacatttgagattaaaaaaaaaatttataagacagTTGTTAGACCAATAATATTTGATGAATCTAAGTGTTGGACTAACAATTTTTATGGATCTAAGTGTTAAAcagttaagaaaaaataaaaataaaaattttatgttGTTAAGATTAGAATGTTTTCATTTGTGAACAATCAGGTGCCGCTTTGATAgagacaaaataaaaaagaattgttTAAGATAGTATAGACGTATCCTCAGGAGACTTCCAGATATGGTAGTTAGAAGATAtgaaattattactattagtagtataaggagagagagagggagacgtaaaaggactttaatagaaacaataaataaaaatttaaatattcttaatttaactaaAGATATGGCTCTTCACAAATCTCAATGGTGAAAAAAGCTCAATGTAACCGACCCCAAATAATAACTTCAACTTTAAAAAAACAGATCAATAAGGAGAAAAGAATGAACACAACATAATGAATGTTTAAGTAATTTGGCCATTGAATTTGATGCCATGAATGTATACTTCATGGTGCAAGGTGTGAGATTGTGGATATtcttgattctttttcttttttctaaaaaTGTcgtgttgtcacggacaaacttctaaacaggatgtttgatgtaatgcttatgtatgtccgtgtcttttggtatgttcatactgtgcacagcatgtagagggacggtcgaagactTAATAGCCTCATTTTAGTTTGGTTTGCTAGCcgttttagacttgtaaataaaggttgtgtcatgtggacacttgtgagagatatttggtctgtagtggaccattttgaccctttgttgtgcaaccatttagagcttgtaaaatctgtttgtaatttgcattgactacGAAGTGTTTTCtggaatgtttacttgtggatcctgagtgaggcgttttatctaacccattttctcttttgtaggtcctaagagaccatgggagatttcggggagactgacctttgcggacttaGGCACTGTTTGTAAAGGGTGTTTGTAAAGGGTGCTGCACGATTtagacaaaactagctaagtccgtgacaaatggtatcagagtgggacaaacactcatggagtcgatatggagatcggactcaacacaaatgaaggcacacttggagtcgatatgaagatcggactcaacaaagggctgacccgtggaatggtgggcacgagggccaccttcAACTCAATGTAAAACGAGGAGCAAAGCAACTTGGATGTAACTTGGCGAAAGtatccaagccgcatgaagggagctagcatgggagatggaacatggagcgaaggcgcagagctttccttggacagaggtcaaggacatgaactcttgcagaggcaagagcgggatcatgtcgttccatgggtccctcattttGATGAAGCGggctcatcctgcatggtgccaaagatgaagggagcttcgagaCATATGCACCTTACCTCAAAGATGCATTTAACGGAGGAATTAAGACAACTCAACTTACAgagacgaagttgggttcagaaggccttggcacggggcaagaggacgcggaagcgagtactcttgaagaatatgccacagtgctgTCATCAAGTTGTCAAGAAGGAAgctgtgtgcagcggagattgtgctagtaggggcagaagcccaagatccagacaatggtgtactaatttcaatgaagtcggtggacttcgggagctactaggcgatggattgtCATAGAGTGGTGCTTCGTCTaggtcagtgatttaaaaagcgctaggcaccaaaaggcgctaaggtccaaaaacgcccgaggcgctaggcgctcgcccgagcgaagcgaggcgctaaaatataaaaatatataatataattaataaatataattatttaaaattttaaataaaaaatatgctattaaattaagaaaatctattaacagtattgaaaattaatcatttcaaataaacttaatattaatagtatactgtatactgagcctgctgattgagaaacgaggaagcagcgacgagcagcggtagcggcagcgggaaagggagcgggagcgaggagcatcgggaggcgcgagcggcgacagcgacaacggcgagcagcggcagcgggagcaggagtggcgagcagcgggaggcgcgagcgacgacagaggcaacgtttgcgagcaacgacagtgggagcaggagcggcgagcagcgggaggcacgagcggcgatagaggcagcgtttgcgagcagcgacagcggcgaacgACGAGCAGCAGGAGGCGCGAGTGGCGACAGAGAcatcgtttgcgagcagcgacagcggcgagcggcgacaacggcagcgtttgcgagcagcggtagcggcagcggcagcgggaaagggagcgggagcgaggagcagcgggaggcgcgagcggcgacagcgacaacggcgagcagcggcagcgggagcaggagtggcgagcagcgggaggcgcgagcgacgacagaggcagcgtttgcgagcagcgacagcgggagcaggagcggcgagcagcgggaggcacgagcggcgatagaggcagcgttt contains the following coding sequences:
- the LOC103988902 gene encoding COP9 signalosome complex subunit 2, whose product is MGSDADMEDYGFEYSDEEPEEQDVDIENQYYNSKGLVETDPEEALAGFAEVVRMEPEKAEWGFKALKQTVKLYYRLGKYKEMMEAYREMLTYIKSAVTRNYSEKCINNIMDFVSGSASQNFGLLQEFYETTLKALEEAKNERLWFKTNLKLCTIWFDIGEYGRMSKILKELHKSCQREDGTDDQKKGTQLLEVYAIEIQMYTQTKNNKKLKQLYQKALSIKSAIPHPRIMGIIHECGGKMHMAERQWAEAATDFFEAFKNYDEAGNQRRIQCLKYLVLANMLMESEVNPFDGQEAKPYKNDPEILAMTNLIAAYQRNEILEFEKILKSNRRTIMDDPFIRNYIEDLLKNIRTQVLLKLIKPYTRIRIPFISKELNVPEKDVEQLLVSLILDNRIQGHIDQVNKLLERSDRSKGMKKYAAIDKWNTQLRSLYQTISNRVG
- the LOC135640897 gene encoding calmodulin, with the protein product MAEQLTDEQISEFKEAFSLFDKDGDGCITTKELGTVMRSLGQNPTEAELQDMINEVDADGNGTIDFPEFLNLMARKMKDTDSEEELKEAFRVFDKDQNGFISAAELRHVMTNLGEKLTDEEVDEMIREADVDGDGQINYEEFVKVMMAK